One window from the genome of Sulfurospirillum tamanense encodes:
- a CDS encoding NifB/NifX family molybdenum-iron cluster-binding protein, whose translation MRLVFPTNKNMGKLSPMDGHFGKAKFYTVVTLGEGEIVEVATVENPGHQEGGCGNAVINIMNLSPDALIVTGIGGRPAEGFSKAGLPLYFDKSSKTVEESVQAFLANSLQRSAGEGTCKAH comes from the coding sequence ATGCGACTAGTGTTTCCAACAAATAAAAACATGGGGAAACTCTCCCCGATGGATGGCCATTTTGGCAAGGCGAAGTTTTACACTGTAGTGACGCTTGGCGAGGGTGAAATTGTTGAGGTTGCTACGGTAGAAAACCCTGGGCACCAAGAGGGTGGATGCGGCAACGCGGTGATTAACATCATGAACCTTTCCCCGGATGCACTCATTGTGACAGGCATTGGCGGACGCCCCGCGGAAGGATTCTCTAAAGCGGGATTGCCCTTGTATTTTGACAAAAGCTCAAAAACCGTAGAAGAGAGCGTTCAGGCATTTTTAGCCAATAGTCTTCAACGAAGTGCGGGCGAGGGGACATGCAAGGCCCATTAG
- a CDS encoding NifB/NifX family molybdenum-iron cluster-binding protein, whose translation MKLLFTTQGENWASPMDPRFGRTQMALVYDETTNQLKVLSNSGKDDAQGAGLKMAANVLKANIDVIITGNGAGEKAIKVLENSSVKLFVGAGEMCVQEAYEAYKKGALAQQL comes from the coding sequence ATGAAGTTACTTTTTACAACCCAAGGTGAAAATTGGGCTTCGCCGATGGACCCGCGTTTTGGACGCACACAAATGGCGCTAGTGTATGACGAGACAACCAATCAACTAAAAGTGCTCAGCAACAGCGGCAAAGACGACGCCCAAGGAGCGGGGCTAAAAATGGCCGCAAATGTTCTTAAGGCGAACATCGATGTGATTATCACAGGCAATGGTGCAGGTGAAAAAGCCATCAAGGTGTTGGAAAATTCTTCTGTGAAATTGTTTGTAGGAGCTGGTGAAATGTGTGTGCAAGAGGCGTACGAAGCGTACAAAAAAGGGGCTTTGGCCCAACAACTTTAA